A region of Peromyscus maniculatus bairdii isolate BWxNUB_F1_BW_parent chromosome 7, HU_Pman_BW_mat_3.1, whole genome shotgun sequence DNA encodes the following proteins:
- the LOC143274110 gene encoding olfactory receptor 8B3-like, with translation MKVVGRMGLENGSLVTEFILQGLTNDPDLQLPLFLLFLLIYTTTALGNAALIILIVLNSHLHTPMYFFLLNLSCIDLCYSSVITPKMLMNFLVRKNVISYMGCMTQLYFFCFFAICECCVLTSMAYDRYVAICNPLLYNVTMSPKVCSYLMLGSYLMGFSGAMIHTGCILRLTFCDRNTINHYFCDLFPLLQLSCTSTYVNEIEILIVGGKDIIVPSVIIFTSYGFILSNILQMRSTAGIAKAFSTCSSHILAVSLFFGSCAFMYLQPSSPGSMDQGKISSVFYTIVVPMMNPLIYSLRNKDVKVALRKTFSRRRL, from the exons ATGAAGGTTGTTGGGAG AATGGGTTTGGAAAATGGTTCTTTGGTGACTGAATTCATTCTACAGGGATTAACAAATGACCCTGATCTCCAGTTACCCCTGTTCTTACTCTTTCTGCTAATATATACAACCACAGCACTGGGGAATGCAGCTTTGATCATTTTAATTGTGTTGAATTCTCACCTCCATActcccatgtactttttccttttaaacttgTCCTGCATTGACCTCTGTTATTCCTCTGTAATTACACCCAAAATGCTGATGAACTTCTTAGTAAGGAAGAATGTTATCTCCTACATGGGATGCATGACCCAGctgtatttcttctgtttttttgccATTTGTGAATGTTGTGTTCTGACATCAATGGCCTATGACCGTTATGTGGCTATCTGTAATCCACTCTTGTATAATGTTACTATGTCCCCCAAGGTATGTTCCTATCTTATGCTTGGTTCATACTTAATGGGATTTTCTGGTGCCATGATCCACACTGGATGCATCCTAAGACTGACTTTCTGTGACAGGAACACCATCAACCACTATTTCTGTGACCTTTTCCCTTTGCTGCAGCTCTCCTGCACCAGCACTTACGTCAATGAGATAGAGATTCTTATTGTAGGTGGGAAAGATATCATTGTGCCCAGTGTCATTATCTTTACCTCTTATGGCTTCATCCTTTCTAACATCCTTCAAATGAGATCCACTGCAGGCATAGCCAAAGCCTTTAGCACATGCAGCTCCCACATTCTTgctgtttctctgttctttggATCTTGTGCATTTATGTATCTTCAACCCTCCTCACCTGGATCTATGGATCAGGGAAAAATATCTTCTGTCTTTTATACCATTGTGGTTCCGATGATGAACCCCTTAATTTATAGCTTGAGAAACAAGGATGTTAAAGTCGCCCTGAGAAAAACCTTTAGCAGGAGGAGGCTTTGA
- the LOC102905373 gene encoding olfactory receptor 8B8-like, with protein sequence MTVLQRMALENASLVTEFILVGLIDQPDLQIPMFLLFLVMYMITTLGNLALIMLIVLNSHLHTPMYFFLFNLSCIDLCYCSVITPKMLMNFTLKKNVISYEGCMTQFYFFCFFVISECYVLTAMAYDRYVAICNPLLYNIVMSPKVCSYLMLGSYLMGFSGAMIHTGCVLRLTFCDGNTINHYFCDLLPLLQLSCTSTYVNEIELFIVAGKDIIVPTVIIFTSYGFILSNILKINSTEGRSKAFSTCSSHIIAVTLFFGSCAFMYLKPSSAGSMDQGKISSVFYNIVVPMMNPLIYSLRNKDVKIALNKTLTKRKF encoded by the exons ATGACAGTACTACA AAGAATGGCTTTAGAAAATGCTTCCTTGGTTACTGAATTCATCTTGGTGGGGTTAATAGACCAGCCTGACCTTCAAATACCCatgttcctcctctttcttgtgaTGTACATGATAACAACCTTGGGAAATTTGGCTTTGATCATGCTAATTGTGCTGAATTCTCACCTTCACACCCCCATGTACTTTTTCCTATTTAATTTGTCCTGCATTGACCTTTGCTATTGTTCAGTTATAACACCCAAAATGCTAATGAATTTCACACTAAAGAAGAATGTTATTTCTTATGAGGGATGTATGACCcaattctatttcttttgtttttttgtcatttcTGAGTGTTATGTATTGACAGCAATGGCCTATGATCGCTACGTGGCCATTTGTAATCCACTCTTATATAACATTGTTATGTCTCCAAAGGTATGTTCCTATCTAATGCTTGGTTCATATTTGATGGGGTTTTCTGGTGCCATGATCCACACTGGTTGTGTCTTGAGACTGACCTTCTGTGATGGGAACACCATCAACCACTATTTCTGTGACCTCCTCCCTTTACTGCAGCTCTCCTGCACCAGCACTTACGTCAATGAGATAGAGCTGTTCATTGTAGCAGGAAAAGACATCATTGTGCCCACAGTCATCATCTTTACCTCTTATGGTTTCATCCTTTCCAACATTCTCAAAATAAATTCTACTGAAGGCAGGTCCAAAGCCTTCAGCACTTGTAGCTCCCATATAATTGCTGTTACTCTGTTCTTTGGATCATGTGCATTTATGTACTTAAAACCCTCCTCAGCTGGGTCTATGGATCAGGGAAAAATATCTTCTGTCTTTTATAATATTGTGGTCCCCATGATGAACCCATTAATCTACAGCCTTAGGAACAAAGATGTTAAAATTGCTCTGAATAAAACTCTAACCAAAAGAAAGTTTTAG
- the LOC143274109 gene encoding olfactory receptor 8B8-like isoform X1: MNSNRRMGLENGSLVTEFILQGLTNDPDLQLPLFLLFLLIYTTTALGNAALITLIVLNSHLHTPMYFFLLNLSFIDLCYSSVITPKMLMNFLVRKNVISYVGCMTQLYFFCFFAVSECCVLTSMAYDRYVAICNTLLYNTAMSPKMCSYLMLGSYIMGFSGAMIHTGWMLRLTFCDRNTINHYFCDLLPLLQLSCTNTFANEIEIIIVGGIDIIVPSVIIFTSYGFILSTIFQMRSTEGRSKAFSTCSSHIIAVSLFFGSGAFMYLQPSSVESMDQGKRSSIFYTILVPMMNPLIYSLRNKDVKVALRKTFIRRLF; encoded by the exons ATGAACTCAAATAG AAGAATGGGTCTAGAAAACGGTTCTTTGGTGACTGAATTCATTCTACAGGGATTGACAAATGACCCTGATCTCCAGTTACCCCTGTTCTTACTCTTTCTGCTAATATATACAACCACAGCACTGGGGAATGCAGCTTTGATAACTTTAATTGTGCTAAATTCTCACCTTCATACCCCCAtgtactttttccttttaaacttgTCCTTCATTGATCTCTGTTATTCCTCTGTTATTACACCCAAAATGCTGATGAACTTCTTAGTAAGGAAGAATGTTATCTCCTACGTGGGATGTATGACCCAGctatatttcttctgtttttttgctGTCAGTGAATGCTGTGTTCTAACATCAATGGCCTATGACCGTTATGTGGCTATCTGTAACACACTCTTGTATAACACTGCAATGTCTCCCAAGATGTGTTCCTATCTTATGCTTGGTTCATACATAATGGGATTTTCTGGTGCCATGATCCACACTGGATGGATGCTTAGATTGACCTTTTGTGACAGAAACACCATCAACCACTATTTCTGTGATCTGCTTCCTTTGTTGCAACTCTCCTGCACCAACACTTTTGCCAATGAGATAGAGATTATTATTGTAGGTGGGATAGATATCATTGTGCCCAGTGTTATTATCTTTACCTCTTATGGATTCATCCTCTCTACCATTTTTCAAATGAGATCCACTGAGGGCAGATCTAAAGCCTTTAGCACCTGCAGCTCTCACATAATTgctgtttctctgttctttggTTCGGGCGCATTTATGTATCTTCAGCCCTCTTCAGTTGAGTCTATGGATCAGGGAAAAAGATCTTCCATTTTTTATACCATATTGGTTCCTATGATGAACCCATTAATCTATAGCTTGAGGAACAAGGATGTTAAAGTTGCCCTGAGAAAAACCTTTATCAGGAGGTTGTTTTGA
- the LOC143274109 gene encoding olfactory receptor 8B8-like isoform X2, which yields MKVIGRMGLENGSLVTEFILQGLTNDPDLQLPLFLLFLLIYTTTALGNAALITLIVLNSHLHTPMYFFLLNLSFIDLCYSSVITPKMLMNFLVRKNVISYVGCMTQLYFFCFFAVSECCVLTSMAYDRYVAICNTLLYNTAMSPKMCSYLMLGSYIMGFSGAMIHTGWMLRLTFCDRNTINHYFCDLLPLLQLSCTNTFANEIEIIIVGGIDIIVPSVIIFTSYGFILSTIFQMRSTEGRSKAFSTCSSHIIAVSLFFGSGAFMYLQPSSVESMDQGKRSSIFYTILVPMMNPLIYSLRNKDVKVALRKTFIRRLF from the exons ATGAAGGTTATTGGGAG AATGGGTCTAGAAAACGGTTCTTTGGTGACTGAATTCATTCTACAGGGATTGACAAATGACCCTGATCTCCAGTTACCCCTGTTCTTACTCTTTCTGCTAATATATACAACCACAGCACTGGGGAATGCAGCTTTGATAACTTTAATTGTGCTAAATTCTCACCTTCATACCCCCAtgtactttttccttttaaacttgTCCTTCATTGATCTCTGTTATTCCTCTGTTATTACACCCAAAATGCTGATGAACTTCTTAGTAAGGAAGAATGTTATCTCCTACGTGGGATGTATGACCCAGctatatttcttctgtttttttgctGTCAGTGAATGCTGTGTTCTAACATCAATGGCCTATGACCGTTATGTGGCTATCTGTAACACACTCTTGTATAACACTGCAATGTCTCCCAAGATGTGTTCCTATCTTATGCTTGGTTCATACATAATGGGATTTTCTGGTGCCATGATCCACACTGGATGGATGCTTAGATTGACCTTTTGTGACAGAAACACCATCAACCACTATTTCTGTGATCTGCTTCCTTTGTTGCAACTCTCCTGCACCAACACTTTTGCCAATGAGATAGAGATTATTATTGTAGGTGGGATAGATATCATTGTGCCCAGTGTTATTATCTTTACCTCTTATGGATTCATCCTCTCTACCATTTTTCAAATGAGATCCACTGAGGGCAGATCTAAAGCCTTTAGCACCTGCAGCTCTCACATAATTgctgtttctctgttctttggTTCGGGCGCATTTATGTATCTTCAGCCCTCTTCAGTTGAGTCTATGGATCAGGGAAAAAGATCTTCCATTTTTTATACCATATTGGTTCCTATGATGAACCCATTAATCTATAGCTTGAGGAACAAGGATGTTAAAGTTGCCCTGAGAAAAACCTTTATCAGGAGGTTGTTTTGA